ACCTCGGCTGGCTGCGGGGCCTGACCTACGAGGGCAGGGACGTGCTGCCCGATCTGCTCGCCGACGACGCCGCGCTCAAGGGCGTGGAGGAGGCGCGGCTGTTCGGCGCCGACTGGGTGCGCTCGATCGGCGCGCTGCCCAACGAGTACCTCTATTACTACTACTTCACCCGCGAGGCCCTGGCCGCCATCGGCGGCGCTCCGCGCACCCGGGGCGAGGCGCTGCTGGAGCAGCAGTCCCGGTTCTACGCCGCCGTCGCCCGCGAGCCCGGGAACGCCCTCGCCGAGTGGCGGCGGGCGCGCCGGGAGCGCGACGCCTCGTACATGGCCGAGACCCGCGACGCGGCGCAGGCGGGGGAGCGCGACGAGGCGGACCTCCAGGCGGGCGGGTACGAGGGCATCGCGCTCGCGCTCATGTCCACCATCGCGCGGGGCGGCACCACCACCATGATCCTCAACGTCCGCAACGGCACGGCGGTGGCCGGGCTGCCGCAGGAGGCGGTGGTGGAGGTGCCGTGCGTCGTGGACCCGGGCGGGGTGCGGCCCCTCGCCGCACGTCCCCTGCACGGCCAGTTCCTCGGCCTCGTCCAGCAGGTCAAGGCGGTCGAGCAGCTCGCCATCGAGGCGGCGGTCACCGGCTCGGCCCGCGTCGCCCTGCGCGCCTTCGCCTCGCACCCGCTGGTCGACTCGCTGCCGGTGGCCCGCGCCCTCCTGGACGGCTACCGCGCCCGCATCCCCGAACTGGCCTCCGTCCTCCACCCGGCCGGATGACCCCCCGCTGACCGGCACCCCGGGGTCCGCCCGCAGGGGTGCCTCGCGCGTCAGTCCTGTCGGGATCAGGCGGCCGGGCGGGCGGAGTTCAGCTCGGCGGCGAGGCGGCGGACGTCCACCCCGCCGGCGCGCAGGACGCGCAGTGCGGGGTTGGTGTGGTCGCAGAGCACGCCCCACAGGAGGTCCTCGCCGCGCACCGGCCCCGGCTCCCGCCACCTGCCGGCGGCGACCTCGATCACCTTCCTGGCCCTGCCGGTGAGGACGAGATCGCCCGGCGGGCCGGACAAGGTCACCCGCAGCGGGCGCAGCCGGGCCCGGTGGAGCCGCCACAGCGCCGGGTCATCGAGCGCGACGAGCCCGCGCAGGCGGCGACGCACCTCGTCCAGGTCGACGCCCAGCGCGGCGAGCAGATCGCGGTCGCGCGCGTCCCGGTCGCCGAGCGGGTCACGGTCCCGTGCGTCCCCGCCGTCCGCGCCGTCCGCGCCGTCCATGGCGGCCCGTGTCGCGTTCGGGGTCAGCGTGAAGGCGGTGGGCGGCCGGTCGAAGGGGCGGGTTTCGGTCAGGGCGAGGAGGATGTGGACGTCGTCGAGCGTGTGCCGTCCGGCGTCGGCCGCAAGTATTCCCGCCCGCGCCATGGCGCGCCGGGCCGCCGCCGTGTAGGTGTCCAGGGCGTTGGTCATTCGTGTCCCTCCGTCACGGGCGTGATGATCCGGCGCGCGTGCTTCCTGTGGGCGGTCTGCCGTTTGACGCCGAGGGCGGCGGCGATGGCCTCCCAGGACCAGCCCTGGGCGCGGGCGTTGCCGACGTGCGCCGCCTCCACCTCCTCCAGCAGGCGGCGCAGCGCGGCCACGGCGGCCAGGCCGACGGCGGGGTCGCGGCTGTCGACCGCCTCGGCGAGTCGGGTCGCTGTCGTCATGTACGTCAGCATAAGCTGACAAAGCCTTCCTGTCAGCATAAGCTGACATCTCGATCGGGCGCCGGGATCCACCGTCCAGGGTCGCCCGCGCATGACACGGGCATGACGTGCTCGTGACGCCGCCGCCGCACCTGAGTTCCGCAAACGATGCGCAAGACCGGACGAATGCCCACAAA
The Sphaerisporangium krabiense genome window above contains:
- a CDS encoding Clp protease N-terminal domain-containing protein; protein product: MTNALDTYTAAARRAMARAGILAADAGRHTLDDVHILLALTETRPFDRPPTAFTLTPNATRAAMDGADGADGGDARDRDPLGDRDARDRDLLAALGVDLDEVRRRLRGLVALDDPALWRLHRARLRPLRVTLSGPPGDLVLTGRARKVIEVAAGRWREPGPVRGEDLLWGVLCDHTNPALRVLRAGGVDVRRLAAELNSARPAA
- a CDS encoding 6-phospho-beta-glucosidase; this translates as MRLTILGGGGFRVPLVYGALLRDAGRPRVEEVVLYDLSPERLTAVGHVCAQLAAGHDDAPRVRLTTGLDDALRDATFVFSAIRVGGLEGRTADERVALDLGLLGQETTGPGGVAFGLRTIPVALRVAERVAAVAPRAWVINFTNPAGMITEAMQRVLGDRVIGICDSPLGLVRRAARALGVEPGRVAPDYAGLNHLGWLRGLTYEGRDVLPDLLADDAALKGVEEARLFGADWVRSIGALPNEYLYYYYFTREALAAIGGAPRTRGEALLEQQSRFYAAVAREPGNALAEWRRARRERDASYMAETRDAAQAGERDEADLQAGGYEGIALALMSTIARGGTTTMILNVRNGTAVAGLPQEAVVEVPCVVDPGGVRPLAARPLHGQFLGLVQQVKAVEQLAIEAAVTGSARVALRAFASHPLVDSLPVARALLDGYRARIPELASVLHPAG
- a CDS encoding helix-turn-helix domain-containing protein, producing MTTATRLAEAVDSRDPAVGLAAVAALRRLLEEVEAAHVGNARAQGWSWEAIAAALGVKRQTAHRKHARRIITPVTEGHE